A section of the Entelurus aequoreus isolate RoL-2023_Sb linkage group LG21, RoL_Eaeq_v1.1, whole genome shotgun sequence genome encodes:
- the pitpnb gene encoding phosphatidylinositol transfer protein beta isoform isoform X1 yields the protein MVLIKEYRVVLPISVEEYQVGQLYSVAEASKNETGGGEGIEVLKNEPYEKDGEKGQYTHKIYHLKSKVPGYVKMIAPEGALVFHEKAWNAYPYCRTIVTNEYMKEDFMIKIETWHKPDMGTVENVHDLDEPTWRSVEVVPIDIANKDEVSPGDYKLEEDPTLFQSVKTGRGPLGPEWKNELKTDCPYMCAYKLVTVKFRWWGLQTKVENFIHRQEKRIFTNFHRQLFCWVDKWVGLTMEDIRRMEEETQKELEELRKTGPIRGTSAAHEQ from the exons CCGCGTGGTGTTGCCCATTTCAGTTGAAGAG TATCAAGTGGGCCAGCTGTACTCGGTGGCCGAGGCCAGCAAGAACGAGACGGGCGGTGGCGAAGGCATCGAGGTGCTGAAGAACGAACCCTACGAGAAGGATGGCGAAAAGGGACAGTACACACATAAAATCTACCACTTAAAGAG TAAAGTCCCAGGATATGTGAAGATGATCGCACCAGAGGGAGCGTTAGTTTTTCACGAAAAGGCCTGGAATGCCTACCCCTACTGTCGCACCA TTGTGACG AATGAATACATGAAAGAGGACTTCATGATTAAGATCGAGACGTGGCACAAGCCTGATATGGGAACAGTAGAAAAC GTGCACGACTTGGATGAGCCTACGTGGAGGAGTGTGGAGGTAGTTCCCATAGATATCGCAAACAAAGACGAAGTGTCGCCAGGG GACTACAAACTCGAAGAAGATCCTACACTGTTCCAGTCAGTCAAGACGGGAAGAGGACCCCTCGGCCCCGAGTGGAAG AACGAGCTGAAGACGGACTGTCCGTACATGTGTGCATACAAGCTGGTCACCGTCAAGTTCCGATGGTGGGGTCTTCAAACCAAAGTGGAGAACTTCATCCACAGG CAAGAAAAGCGCATATTCACCAACTTCCATCGCCAGCTCTTCTGCTGGGTGGACAAGTGGGTGGGTCTGACCATGGAGGACATCAGGCGGATGGAGGAGGAGACTCAGAAAGAGCTGGAGGAG CTGCGTAAGACGGGTCCCATTCGAGGCACCAGTGCTGCTCATGAGCAGTGA
- the pitpnb gene encoding phosphatidylinositol transfer protein beta isoform isoform X2, translating into MVLIKEYRVVLPISVEEYQVGQLYSVAEASKNETGGGEGIEVLKNEPYEKDGEKGQYTHKIYHLKSKVPGYVKMIAPEGALVFHEKAWNAYPYCRTIVTNEYMKEDFMIKIETWHKPDMGTVENVHDLDEPTWRSVEVVPIDIANKDEVSPGDYKLEEDPTLFQSVKTGRGPLGPEWKNELKTDCPYMCAYKLVTVKFRWWGLQTKVENFIHRQEKRIFTNFHRQLFCWVDKWVGLTMEDIRRMEEETQKELEEMRQKGDVRGTSVTDE; encoded by the exons CCGCGTGGTGTTGCCCATTTCAGTTGAAGAG TATCAAGTGGGCCAGCTGTACTCGGTGGCCGAGGCCAGCAAGAACGAGACGGGCGGTGGCGAAGGCATCGAGGTGCTGAAGAACGAACCCTACGAGAAGGATGGCGAAAAGGGACAGTACACACATAAAATCTACCACTTAAAGAG TAAAGTCCCAGGATATGTGAAGATGATCGCACCAGAGGGAGCGTTAGTTTTTCACGAAAAGGCCTGGAATGCCTACCCCTACTGTCGCACCA TTGTGACG AATGAATACATGAAAGAGGACTTCATGATTAAGATCGAGACGTGGCACAAGCCTGATATGGGAACAGTAGAAAAC GTGCACGACTTGGATGAGCCTACGTGGAGGAGTGTGGAGGTAGTTCCCATAGATATCGCAAACAAAGACGAAGTGTCGCCAGGG GACTACAAACTCGAAGAAGATCCTACACTGTTCCAGTCAGTCAAGACGGGAAGAGGACCCCTCGGCCCCGAGTGGAAG AACGAGCTGAAGACGGACTGTCCGTACATGTGTGCATACAAGCTGGTCACCGTCAAGTTCCGATGGTGGGGTCTTCAAACCAAAGTGGAGAACTTCATCCACAGG CAAGAAAAGCGCATATTCACCAACTTCCATCGCCAGCTCTTCTGCTGGGTGGACAAGTGGGTGGGTCTGACCATGGAGGACATCAGGCGGATGGAGGAGGAGACTCAGAAAGAGCTGGAGGAG ATGCGTCAGAAGGGCGACGTGCGAGGCACCTCAGTGACAGACGAGTAG